The Candidatus Celerinatantimonas neptuna DNA segment TTGATCGTATTGAAGTCTGAATTCAGATAATAAGTACAACTCTGACGTTTCAGGATACACTTGCCGCTATTAAAGCGATTATTTCTAGTGGCAGCAGGAATAATCGGGTTGATTGTGATGGATTATTTCTGAACTGTGGTTATACCAAAGTTTAATGCGATCTGTTCTGGGTCTATTACCCTCAAAGTCTTAGATTAATAGCCTGAATATGTGATATCGAAGCTCGAGCATATATGATGATGGTTTAAACGCATTTATGCTTTATGCCTGTGATGAACTTGGTGAAAGAGCGCGGCTTGTACGCTCTCATTCAGCTTAATTAAATCATCAATCACTTAGTCACGGTTTTGGGGGCCTCTTGGGCCATAATCGAAATTGGCACAGGCCGCGCCGAATTGATGTAGTTCAGTTGGCGCATCGTATGGGTCCAGTATTAATTCAATGACCGTTGCCTGTTTTGATGAGATCTGTTGCAGACAGGTATCTAATTGTCCATGTGTTTCGATTTTATGATAATCGAGCGGGATTTGAGGGGCTAATGCATGGACCAGTTTTTGAAAATCCCATTGGGCTATGTCGTTGTATTTTGCTTTCATGCCCAGAATGTAGCGTTCGATGGTATATCCCCGGTTATTTAAAATCACGATAATGGGGTTCAAATGACGGTTCAAAATGGTAGATAGTTCCTGAATGGTCATTTGCAGTGACCCATCGCCGATAAACAGCCAATGTCTTTTATCCGGTGCGGCCAGCATACTGCCCAGCAATGCAGGGAGAGTAAAACCGATGGAGCCCCAAATGGATTGCGCTATGTAATGGCATCCGCTTGGCAGCGGCAATGTCGATAGTACAATATTGGCACAGCCATTTTCAGCCAGAATGATGTCGTCAGAGCGAAAATAGCTGTGGATCTGCGGCCACATATTATCTTGTTTCAAAGCCGCTTGCGGTTGATAGTCGATGACTTTAGATGCCGGGCGTTGAGGGCGCTTGACGCTTGTGTTGACGTCAGGGAGATCCTCTAGAAGTGTTTCAAGCAGTTTGCGGGCATTGATGCCTTCATACGTGGTCTGACCGATTGAGATATCAAATCCTCGAAGATAGATGGTTTTATCTTCTGGCAGGCCTTGTGTTGCGACCATGGAGCTCCCTTCCTGGTAGCAGGGGGCTGTCGCTAAAATAAAATCGGCTTGATGGACCCATTGGGTCTGCTCTGTATCACCTTGCATCGGATAGCTGCCAAGCCACAGCTCTGAGCTTTCATCTAATATGGCTTTACCGGTGCGAAAGCTCGCATAGGGAATATTTAATTGTTCGGCGATTTGTTGCAGCGGTTTGGCCAGCATGGAGCGATCGGCGTCCATATCAATCAGGATGAGTGGCCGAACGGCATTGTGTAACCGGGTTTTTATTTCCTGGCACGCAGTTTTTAACTGATATGGGTCATACGCTGCTGTTTGTCTGTTAAGTGGTGTGTCTGGAATATGAATATCCAGATAACTGATATTGGATGGAATTTGCAGATACACCGGGCAGCGTTCCTGCCAGCAGGTCATGAGTGCACGGTCTATCTCCAATGGGGCGTTAGAAGGCGTGATCCGGCTGTCGGTGAGTGTGAACTCTTTGACACAATTCATAATATTGTCGAAATTACCTTCGGCCATTGAGTGATGAACGCGTAGTCTGTTTTGAATGACATAAAGCGGTGGAACACCACTTATCATGACGACGGGGACATGTTCGGCAAAGCTTCCAGCGATACCGCAGAGTGCACTCAGATCGCCAACGCCATAAGTGGTCAGCAGGGCGGCCATGCCATTTTGCCGGGCATGCCCGTCTGCTGCGTATGCAGCATTGAGTTCGTTACAGTCTCCGACAAATTCGATCCCTTCAACATCATTGAGTTGTTCCAGTAATTGCAAATTAAAATCACCAGGGACACCAAAAACGTAGCGTACGCCCATTTGTTTCAGGCGTCGCCAGAGAAAGGTACCGATAGTTGTACGCATGTTTTTATCTCCGTATAAAACCAGCTATCTGATTGGATCTTAAGATAGCTGGTTTAAAGGGCTTTAATGAAAAAGACCGCAAGAGCGGTCTTTGAGAGAAATTTATTGCACGGCAGCAAATGCCTGGGCCACTTGTTCAACGTTTGAATGATTCAGGCCAGAAATACAAATCCGGCCATTGCCAACTAAGTAAATTGCATGTTTTTCACGTAATTCATCCACTTGCTGCGCACTAAAACCGGTATAGCTGAACATACCATTTTGTGTCAGGAAGTGTTGGGCGTCCACATCAGGGAGTGTGGCTTTCATTGTGTTGACTAACGTCTGGCGCATCTCCCGGATTCGATGGCGCATCTGTTCGACTTCGCTGTGCCAGATACTCACAAGCTCTGGCGTATTTAAGACTCTGTCAACTATTTGAGCCCCGAAGATAGCCGGGCTTGAGTAATTGCGTCGAACCGCAGCTTTTAACTGGCCCAGGACTTTGAGCATATTTGTTTCATTTTCACAGACAACGGATAATCCGCCGGTTCGGTGTCCATAAAGTGAGAAGATTTTTGAAAATGAGTTTGAGACCAGGCAAGGGACCCCCGCAGATACCATTTGACGGATGACAAAAGCATCATCGTCAAGGCTACTGGATAGTCCCTGATAGGCAATGTCCATAAAAGGGATTAATTCACGGTGTTTGGCGACTTCAATAATCTGTAGCCATTGCTGTTGGTTTAGATCCG contains these protein-coding regions:
- the ipdC_2 gene encoding Indole-3-pyruvate decarboxylase, which codes for MRTTIGTFLWRRLKQMGVRYVFGVPGDFNLQLLEQLNDVEGIEFVGDCNELNAAYAADGHARQNGMAALLTTYGVGDLSALCGIAGSFAEHVPVVMISGVPPLYVIQNRLRVHHSMAEGNFDNIMNCVKEFTLTDSRITPSNAPLEIDRALMTCWQERCPVYLQIPSNISYLDIHIPDTPLNRQTAAYDPYQLKTACQEIKTRLHNAVRPLILIDMDADRSMLAKPLQQIAEQLNIPYASFRTGKAILDESSELWLGSYPMQGDTEQTQWVHQADFILATAPCYQEGSSMVATQGLPEDKTIYLRGFDISIGQTTYEGINARKLLETLLEDLPDVNTSVKRPQRPASKVIDYQPQAALKQDNMWPQIHSYFRSDDIILAENGCANIVLSTLPLPSGCHYIAQSIWGSIGFTLPALLGSMLAAPDKRHWLFIGDGSLQMTIQELSTILNRHLNPIIVILNNRGYTIERYILGMKAKYNDIAQWDFQKLVHALAPQIPLDYHKIETHGQLDTCLQQISSKQATVIELILDPYDAPTELHQFGAACANFDYGPRGPQNRD
- the tyrB gene encoding Aromatic-amino-acid aminotransferase — its product is MFSHVDAYAGDPILSLVEDFKQDTRPHKVNLSIGLYYDENGNVPQLESVKQAIQAIDLEKAATYLPMEGLAPYRQSIQRLLFGQDHPAVQNQQIATIQTLGGSGALKIGADFLSRYFPDSQVWISNPTWDNHEAIFAGSGFKVNRYPYFDPQTKGVDFEAMLACFNQLPAQSIVLLHPCCHNPTGADLNQQQWLQIIEVAKHRELIPFMDIAYQGLSSSLDDDAFVIRQMVSAGVPCLVSNSFSKIFSLYGHRTGGLSVVCENETNMLKVLGQLKAAVRRNYSSPAIFGAQIVDRVLNTPELVSIWHSEVEQMRHRIREMRQTLVNTMKATLPDVDAQHFLTQNGMFSYTGFSAQQVDELREKHAIYLVGNGRICISGLNHSNVEQVAQAFAAVQ